A single Chanos chanos chromosome 8, fChaCha1.1, whole genome shotgun sequence DNA region contains:
- the LOC115819522 gene encoding zinc finger protein 250: MNSTDSNAHRKQSIINTSTCSTKFSFELKGEKGDAGANVNCEPNVSISSLKSRLAPTIRTTLSAAVDTLLGEIVVVLAETQRELVTKEQENEKLKVRLEVSERELKTLQECLCSAQKLIDQLQGPFGGPPPLGPQIYPTPLPGPVNPARLTHRNAHGPDDRCFAGGEPELSSALGDALQGFDSREEFKNCHLSIQADGTVTNQLFDPLNMNPANTCIDVNRSGQISEKRPPLHSGPTPSSHSSFDVKEEKGPGQGPLCGRGPGGPTECEQSAQSVRDLGYIHVVEEEGSSRSRNYPNHSVPKQALPTGSQKSSSSGSPSPPGGSGFSSAQETGPKSGLAARQDPPGVGFSKRPSASEPIGTTSGERPHLCLECGKTFRLISSLKKHIRIHTGEKPYPCPVCGRRFRESGALKTHLRIHTGEKPYACAECGTRFRHLDGLRKHRRTHTGEKPYVCAVCGKRLSRLQHLKHHQRIHTGERPCCCSFCHRGFKDPASLRKHLRTHQGEPGLDGAHEDMGSTGLDDENGGPHAQDSMGEGDVRFGMWGEDEEDEEDGEAVVDCV; encoded by the exons ATGAATTCCACGGATAGCAATGCACATCGCAAACAAAGTATAATCAACACCTCTACCTGTAGCACTAAATTTTCTTTTGAACTAAAAGGCGAAAAGGGTGATGCCGGTGCTAACGTCAACTGTGAGCCCAACGTATCCATCTCTTCCCTGAAAAGTCGCCTCGCACCCACCATTCGGACTACGCTCTCCGCGGCAGTCGATACCCTCTTGGGTGAGATTGTTGTAGTGCTAGCCGAGACTCAGCGGGAGCTGGTAACCAAAGAACAAGAAAATGAGAAACTAAAGGTTCGACTGGAGGTGTCAGAGAGGGAACTTAAAACGTTACAGGAGTGCTTGTGTAGCGCCCAAAAATTAATCGATCAACTTCAGGGTCCGTTCGGAGGCCCACCTCCTCTAGGACCGCAAATTTACCCCACACCTTTACCGGGTCCAGTGAATCCTGCCCGTCTGACCCACCGTAATGCGCACGGCCCAGACGACCGTTGTTTTGCCGGCGGTGAACCGGAACTCAGCAGCGCACTGGGTGATGCGCTACAGGGATTCGACTCGAGGGAAGAATTTAAGAATTGTCATCTTTCCATTCAAGCCGACGGCACGGTGACTAACCAGCTCTTCGATCCTTTGAATATGAATCCAGCAAACACCTGTATTGATGTCAACAGATCag GTCAGATAAGTGAGAAAAGGCCTCCACTGCACAGTGGCCCCACTCCTAGTTCTCACTCCTCATTTGATGTAAAGGAGGAGAAGGGGCCCGGGCAGGGGCCGCTCTGTGGCCGAGGGCCAGGGGGCCCCACAGAATGTGAGCAGTCTGCCCAGAGTGTCAGGGATCTGGGTTACATCCATGTGGTGGAAGAGGAGGGCAGTTCACGTTCTCGCAACTACCCCAACCACTCTGTGCCCAAACAGGCTCTACCCACAGGGTCTCAAAAGAGCTCCTCCTCTGGAAGTCCATCTCCACCTGGGGGCTCAGGCTTCAGCTCAGCCCAGGAAACGGGCCCCAAATCGGGTTTGGCTGCCAGGCAGGACCCCCCCGGCGTGGGGTTCTCCAAACGGCCCTCCGCATCAGAGCCAATTGGCACTACTTCTGGGGAGAGGCCTCACCTGTGTCTGGAGTGTGGCAAGACATTCCGTCTCATCTCCAGCTTAAAGAAACACATCCGTATCCACACCGGGGAGAAGCCTTACCCCTGTCCCGTCTGTGGCCGGCGTTTCCGGGAGTCTGGGGCTCTCAAGACGCACTTGCGTATCCACACAGGCGAGAAACCATACGCCTGTGCCGAGTGCGGCACTCGCTTCAGACACCTGGACGGCCTGCGTAAGCACCGCCGCACGCACACGGGGGAGAAGCCATACGTGTGCGCCGTGTGCGGGAAGCGCTTGAGCCGACTGCAGCACCTGAAGCACCACCAACGTATCCACACCGGAGAACGCCCCTGCTGCTGTTCCTTCTGCCACAGGGGCTTCAAAGACCCGGCCAGCCTCAGGAAGCACCTCCGCACCCACCAGGGGGAGCCAGGGCTGGACGGGGCCCACGAGGACATGGGGTCGACTGGCCTGGATGATGAAAATGGAGGCCCCCATGCCCAGGACTCCATGGGAGAAGGAGATGTGAGGTTTGGGATGTGGggagaagatgaggaagatgaagaggatggagaggCAGTAGTGGACTGTGTCTAG